In Rheinheimera sp. MM224, one DNA window encodes the following:
- a CDS encoding DUF1624 domain-containing protein produces the protein MHSDQAFIRSRIQSIDMMRGLVMLIMLLDHVRERFFYHLQVSDPMDLDITSTSLFFSRFAAHLCAPVFVFLTGLSAWLYANPANGPVRSARSFLIKRGLFLIALEWIVLPFAWMGSYETVWLQVIWAIGLSMVVLALVSQWPKAMLALLGFGIVFGHNLLTPINFQPDEWGYTLWTILHDRNYLISSGAIKIKASYPVLPWIGVIILGYLAGPLYSKAMSAEHRGALLLQLGASCLVLFVLLRGFNIYGETLDWQLYPDLVTTLMSILNLTKYPPSLNFLLVTLGLMLLLLLALEKQKGKWTQILVNFGSAPMFFYILHLYVLLVLHWILVTLFGPNQGDRFGMEHMGWIWLTSVLLATALYYPTKQFSLYKKRSQQAWIRYL, from the coding sequence ATGCATTCTGATCAAGCCTTTATCCGTAGTCGTATACAAAGCATCGATATGATGCGGGGTCTGGTGATGCTGATCATGTTGCTGGACCATGTGCGGGAGCGGTTTTTTTATCATCTGCAGGTGTCGGATCCTATGGATCTCGATATCACATCCACCAGCTTATTTTTCAGCCGTTTTGCTGCGCATTTATGTGCGCCGGTTTTTGTATTTTTAACTGGTCTTTCAGCCTGGCTTTATGCGAACCCAGCCAATGGCCCTGTGCGTTCAGCCCGTAGTTTTCTGATCAAAAGAGGCTTGTTTTTAATAGCGCTTGAATGGATAGTGTTGCCCTTTGCCTGGATGGGTTCTTACGAGACCGTCTGGTTACAGGTTATTTGGGCTATTGGCCTGAGTATGGTGGTGTTGGCACTGGTTAGTCAGTGGCCAAAAGCTATGTTGGCTTTGCTGGGTTTTGGCATCGTCTTTGGGCACAACCTGCTGACTCCTATCAATTTTCAACCGGATGAATGGGGTTATACGCTCTGGACTATTTTGCATGACCGCAATTATCTGATAAGTAGTGGCGCCATTAAAATCAAAGCCAGTTATCCGGTCTTACCCTGGATAGGCGTGATTATTCTGGGTTATCTGGCGGGGCCTTTGTACAGTAAAGCTATGTCTGCAGAGCATCGCGGCGCTTTATTGCTGCAGTTGGGAGCCAGCTGTTTAGTGTTGTTTGTGCTGCTGCGTGGTTTTAACATTTACGGTGAAACTCTGGACTGGCAACTCTATCCGGATTTGGTCACAACCCTGATGTCTATACTGAATCTGACCAAGTACCCACCTTCGCTAAATTTCCTGCTGGTAACTTTAGGTCTGATGCTTTTACTGCTGCTTGCGCTGGAAAAACAAAAAGGCAAGTGGACCCAAATACTGGTGAACTTTGGTTCAGCACCGATGTTTTTCTACATACTACATTTGTACGTGCTGCTGGTGCTGCACTGGATTTTAGTCACTTTGTTTGGGCCTAATCAGGGTGACAGGTTTGGTATGGAGCATATGGGCTGGATCTGGCTGACTAGCGTGTTGTTAGCGACAGCTTTGTATTACCCAACTAAGCAATTCTCTTTGTATAAAAAACGCAGCCAGCAGGCCTGGATACGTTATCTGTAG
- a CDS encoding NAD(P)H-dependent oxidoreductase: MSDLISKLEWRYATKKFDSSQVVSQDKIDFILEAIRLSATSSGLQPYEVLVINNKAIREQIKPHAWNQGQITDSSHLLVFAAWDNYTTERINNMFDLTNEIRGFKNEGWENYRAMLLSTYPQRDAETNYQHAARQAYIGLGSALIAAAELKVDSTPMEGFDPVKVDEILGLKEKGLRSVLLLPLGYRADEGDWLVKLQKIRRSREQFVTEIN; encoded by the coding sequence ATGTCTGATTTAATCAGTAAATTAGAATGGCGTTATGCCACCAAAAAATTCGATTCTAGTCAGGTTGTTTCACAGGATAAAATCGACTTTATTCTGGAAGCTATCCGTTTAAGCGCTACGTCCAGTGGTTTACAGCCTTATGAAGTGCTGGTGATCAACAACAAAGCCATACGTGAACAAATTAAGCCTCACGCCTGGAATCAGGGCCAGATCACTGACAGCTCACACTTATTGGTGTTTGCGGCATGGGACAACTACACCACTGAACGTATTAACAACATGTTTGATTTAACCAACGAAATCCGTGGTTTTAAAAACGAAGGCTGGGAAAACTATCGCGCTATGCTGCTCAGCACCTACCCGCAGCGTGACGCTGAAACCAACTATCAACATGCGGCCCGTCAGGCTTACATTGGTTTAGGTTCAGCTTTAATTGCTGCAGCCGAGCTGAAAGTAGATAGCACGCCTATGGAAGGTTTTGATCCGGTTAAAGTGGATGAAATCCTTGGCTTAAAAGAAAAGGGTTTACGTTCTGTGTTGTTATTGCCTTTAGGCTACCGTGCTGATGAAGGCGACTGGCTGGTGAAGCTGCAAAAAATCCGTCGCAGCCGCGAGCAGTTTGTTACTGAAATTAATTAA
- the zapE gene encoding cell division protein ZapE: protein MSSDSLTSLYQQQVQQGLLLYDEPQYQAVLALQQIADQLCSGMPTLGLYLHGPVGRGKTMLMDLFYQQLPSDAKIRLHFHHFMARVHQELKQHQGEADPLLQIAQDWAQQYKVLCFDEFFVNDIGDAMLLGTLWRYLFQCGVVLVTTSNAVPEELYKNGLQRQRFLPTIELLRQHCKVVTLDHGIDYRRLKQSPMRYYQQAGTEAELKQQAEQLFGEVQPLPDFELLGRCFPALWSNEKIIGFDFMALCSGPRSQLDYMQLASRYQAIAVLDVPQFSAVSDTAILHGVEDSYQREHQDIYISKLDNEARRFIALVDECYDRGCLLLLTSAVAISELYQAKQLEFAFARCESRLYEMQQWPASATVPNQSAAAAL from the coding sequence TTGAGTTCTGACTCTTTAACCTCGCTTTATCAGCAACAGGTCCAACAGGGCCTGTTGTTGTATGACGAGCCACAATATCAGGCGGTATTGGCGCTGCAGCAGATAGCGGATCAGTTGTGTTCCGGCATGCCAACTTTGGGTTTGTATCTGCATGGCCCTGTCGGTCGTGGCAAAACCATGCTGATGGATTTGTTTTATCAGCAGTTACCCAGTGATGCCAAAATCCGACTGCATTTTCATCATTTTATGGCGCGGGTGCATCAGGAGCTCAAGCAGCATCAGGGCGAAGCCGACCCTTTATTGCAAATCGCCCAAGACTGGGCTCAACAGTACAAAGTGTTGTGTTTTGACGAATTTTTTGTCAACGACATAGGCGACGCTATGTTGCTTGGCACCTTATGGCGTTACTTGTTTCAGTGTGGCGTGGTGCTGGTCACCACCTCCAATGCGGTGCCAGAAGAGCTGTATAAAAACGGCCTGCAACGTCAGCGCTTTTTACCCACTATTGAACTGCTGCGCCAGCATTGTAAGGTTGTGACTCTGGATCACGGCATAGATTACAGGCGCTTAAAGCAAAGCCCTATGCGTTATTACCAACAAGCTGGTACTGAAGCAGAGCTAAAACAGCAGGCAGAGCAGCTGTTTGGTGAAGTGCAGCCCCTGCCCGACTTTGAATTGTTGGGTCGCTGTTTTCCGGCTTTATGGAGTAACGAAAAAATCATAGGTTTTGATTTTATGGCGCTCTGCTCGGGCCCACGCAGTCAGCTGGATTATATGCAGCTGGCAAGCCGCTACCAAGCTATAGCAGTGTTGGATGTACCTCAATTTAGCGCTGTATCGGACACTGCCATTTTGCATGGTGTGGAAGATAGTTATCAGCGTGAACATCAGGATATTTATATCAGCAAGCTGGATAATGAAGCACGGCGTTTTATTGCCCTGGTGGACGAGTGTTATGACAGAGGCTGCTTATTACTGCTGACCTCTGCTGTGGCTATTTCAGAGCTGTATCAGGCGAAGCAGCTGGAATTCGCTTTTGCCCGCTGCGAGTCACGTTTATATGAAATGCAGCAGTGGCCAGCTTCTGCGACTGTTCCAAATCAGAGCGCAGCAGCTGCGCTCTGA
- a CDS encoding RNA polymerase sigma factor, with product MSIVEKPEQDLHQALKNAAPLARYLERNASSADAADIFQESIARVLEQAKQRPILNPLAYAFTVARHMLMRLKPVQAEEPDQVLCQNANPEEMASMQQTVDRFSQALSAMPPLRRQVFVLLRMEGKSRSDIAALLQISEDAVSKHVSRALADIQRLIDQQRVL from the coding sequence ATGTCGATAGTTGAAAAGCCGGAGCAGGATCTACATCAGGCATTAAAAAATGCTGCGCCTTTGGCTCGTTATCTGGAGCGAAATGCCAGTAGCGCTGATGCCGCCGATATTTTTCAGGAGTCTATCGCCCGTGTGCTGGAACAGGCAAAGCAACGACCTATTCTGAATCCTCTGGCTTATGCTTTCACTGTAGCCCGTCATATGTTGATGCGATTAAAACCTGTGCAGGCCGAAGAGCCTGATCAAGTGTTGTGTCAAAACGCCAATCCGGAAGAAATGGCCAGCATGCAGCAAACTGTGGATCGGTTTAGTCAGGCGCTATCTGCTATGCCGCCATTAAGACGACAAGTTTTTGTGTTACTCCGCATGGAAGGCAAAAGCCGTAGCGATATTGCTGCTTTACTGCAAATCAGTGAGGATGCAGTATCTAAACATGTCAGCAGAGCGCTGGCGGATATTCAGCGTCTGATCGATCAGCAGCGTGTTTTATAA
- a CDS encoding GAF domain-containing protein, with product MQTTDSTAQTGQVLTLDHFVSHWQLMIDLLARQADVPCALINRMDGSQLVLQVTNSNGKHPFFASQSMPLQLNSYCANVLRTQKPLHIADATQVPEMHDNPTAVLGLVFYHGYPLYWPDGHLFGTICILDYFNRPMDEQHTQLLQLFKEAIEGDLALFDQNIELQQQLQEEKNYNHQLMLSLQQSHYNLPQLSDLLANLMQMLQQQMQQSQQQLQLMYSRLLQPEHKLTLPLLKPALQQLKQHSLCWAVLSGMLEKLTGVQAKPQTTSKVIDLAERGAYQASILLKASPKISSTISPLLACSLPPQVLELLCCALSCYLLNHSLSRTPELSLSTEQQGTQLQLNWILLYPWQKEAKSEENHAEPFWVFSQYLAKLSGVRLHQEEKPEKLHIRLYLTQTADLAATC from the coding sequence ATGCAGACAACGGATTCCACTGCGCAAACAGGTCAAGTGCTGACACTGGATCATTTTGTCAGCCACTGGCAACTGATGATAGATTTATTAGCTCGTCAGGCCGATGTACCTTGTGCTTTGATCAACAGGATGGATGGCAGCCAGTTGGTGTTGCAGGTAACCAACAGCAATGGAAAACACCCGTTTTTTGCCAGTCAAAGTATGCCGCTGCAGCTGAACTCCTATTGCGCCAATGTGCTGCGTACGCAAAAACCTTTGCATATAGCGGATGCGACTCAAGTGCCTGAAATGCATGACAACCCAACAGCAGTTTTAGGCCTGGTGTTTTATCATGGTTATCCGCTGTATTGGCCCGATGGCCATCTGTTTGGCACCATTTGTATTCTGGATTATTTCAACAGGCCGATGGACGAGCAACACACTCAGTTGCTTCAACTCTTTAAAGAAGCCATTGAAGGCGATTTGGCGTTATTTGATCAAAACATTGAATTGCAGCAGCAGTTACAGGAAGAAAAAAACTACAATCACCAGCTGATGTTGTCGTTACAGCAATCTCACTATAACTTGCCTCAACTCTCTGATTTATTGGCCAATTTAATGCAAATGTTGCAACAGCAAATGCAGCAGAGCCAACAACAGTTGCAACTGATGTACAGCAGGCTGCTCCAGCCTGAGCATAAACTAACCTTGCCTTTGCTTAAACCTGCCCTGCAGCAACTCAAACAACACAGCTTGTGTTGGGCAGTATTATCAGGAATGCTGGAAAAGCTGACGGGCGTGCAGGCGAAACCACAGACGACAAGCAAAGTGATTGATCTGGCAGAACGTGGCGCTTATCAGGCCTCTATTTTATTAAAAGCCTCTCCGAAAATTTCATCTACTATTTCGCCTTTGCTGGCCTGTTCACTGCCCCCTCAAGTACTGGAACTATTGTGCTGCGCTTTAAGCTGCTATTTGCTAAACCATAGCCTAAGCCGCACACCTGAACTTAGCTTGAGCACTGAACAGCAAGGAACTCAGCTGCAACTCAACTGGATCTTGTTATATCCATGGCAAAAAGAAGCTAAATCAGAAGAAAACCATGCCGAACCTTTTTGGGTGTTTAGTCAGTATCTGGCCAAATTGTCAGGTGTAAGATTGCACCAAGAGGAAAAACCAGAAAAGCTCCATATCAGACTCTATTTAACACAAACAGCAGATTTAGCTGCGACTTGTTGA
- a CDS encoding alpha/beta hydrolase family protein, with product MKFSLSALIMIVAAGTAQAATEPLTAQHLWQVARPGAMTLSPGGQQLALTVTRYDLNADKGNADIHILDLRTQQLTALTQHPDSDSSPAWSPDGRQLVFLSKRGNETNQLFLLPLTGGEAKALTKLPVAVQQPKWFPDGQRILFLANVPKGFNGDFAALAEQLKQKKDNKVTARVTEDRVYRFWDHWLTDDSYPHLFSINIHTGEIADLTPGWDRWFSLNGDAEFDISVDGRQIAVSAVTSPPPFDQINHDILIIKTDGSGQFVNITADNPATDSNPKFSPDGKSLVYGAQRSTFFTSDNNQLIRFDFKPQQKTNLTQDWDISVDDWEFGNNGTLYFQAADKAKSALYSMPLAGGTVKQILRQADISQLQIGQQQQIYLVQHSMKQMPELYSLDNKGRTLKQLSRLNQELQQSISWGKTEDVSFAGADGKLVQAYITYPPNFDPTKKWPLLNVLHGGPHSYSGDSFSYRWNSQVFAAAGYVVIQPNFHGSTSFGQAFAESIHGEHPVKPFMDSEAAVDYMLSRGFIDSTRLAAAGGSYGGYLVSWIAGHTERYKALINHAGVYNLMGQFASDSTTHRVNAYGGSPWSGLEIMQQWNPALFADKFVTPMLIMHGEQDYRVPVTQGLEIYGVYKGKGIDARLVYFPNENHWILKPNNSIFWFNEFTSWLKRYVPAGPTD from the coding sequence ATGAAATTTAGTCTCTCAGCCCTGATCATGATTGTGGCGGCAGGAACTGCTCAGGCCGCAACTGAACCTTTAACAGCTCAGCATTTATGGCAAGTTGCGCGCCCCGGCGCCATGACTTTATCGCCTGGTGGCCAACAGTTGGCGCTCACTGTTACCCGTTATGATCTGAACGCCGATAAAGGCAATGCGGATATCCATATTCTGGATTTACGTACCCAGCAATTAACGGCTTTAACCCAGCATCCGGATTCAGACAGCTCGCCAGCCTGGAGCCCTGATGGTCGTCAGCTGGTGTTTTTATCCAAACGCGGCAATGAAACCAATCAGTTGTTTTTATTACCTTTAACGGGCGGTGAAGCCAAAGCCTTAACCAAACTACCTGTTGCTGTGCAGCAGCCAAAATGGTTTCCGGATGGCCAACGTATTTTGTTTTTAGCCAATGTACCTAAAGGGTTTAATGGTGACTTTGCCGCTTTAGCTGAGCAACTAAAGCAGAAGAAAGACAATAAAGTCACAGCACGGGTGACTGAAGACAGAGTCTATCGTTTCTGGGATCACTGGTTAACCGATGACAGCTATCCGCATTTATTCAGTATAAATATTCACACCGGCGAAATTGCCGATTTAACTCCGGGCTGGGATCGCTGGTTTAGTTTAAATGGTGATGCTGAATTTGATATCTCTGTGGATGGCCGCCAGATTGCGGTCAGTGCAGTGACCAGCCCGCCGCCTTTTGATCAGATCAATCACGATATTTTGATTATTAAAACTGACGGCTCAGGCCAGTTTGTGAATATCACTGCAGACAATCCCGCCACTGACAGCAACCCGAAATTCAGCCCTGATGGTAAAAGCCTGGTCTATGGCGCACAGCGCAGTACCTTTTTTACCTCGGATAATAACCAGCTGATCCGCTTTGATTTTAAACCCCAGCAAAAAACCAACCTGACTCAGGATTGGGATATTTCGGTCGATGACTGGGAATTTGGCAACAACGGTACTTTGTATTTTCAAGCAGCCGACAAAGCGAAATCTGCTTTATACAGCATGCCTTTAGCTGGTGGCACGGTGAAACAAATTTTGCGTCAGGCTGATATCAGTCAGCTGCAGATTGGCCAACAGCAACAAATTTATTTGGTGCAGCACAGCATGAAGCAGATGCCGGAACTTTATAGTCTGGATAATAAAGGCCGCACTTTAAAGCAGCTCAGCCGGTTAAATCAGGAACTGCAGCAAAGCATTAGTTGGGGCAAAACTGAAGATGTCAGCTTTGCAGGTGCTGATGGCAAACTGGTACAGGCATACATTACTTATCCGCCAAACTTTGACCCGACAAAAAAATGGCCTTTGCTGAATGTATTACATGGTGGTCCTCACAGCTACTCGGGCGATAGCTTTAGTTACCGCTGGAACTCACAGGTATTTGCCGCTGCAGGTTATGTGGTGATCCAGCCAAACTTCCATGGCTCGACTAGTTTTGGCCAGGCTTTTGCTGAATCTATTCATGGTGAACATCCGGTTAAACCTTTTATGGACAGTGAAGCGGCTGTGGACTACATGCTGTCGCGTGGTTTTATTGATTCCACCCGTTTAGCAGCTGCTGGCGGCAGTTATGGTGGTTATCTGGTGAGCTGGATTGCCGGTCATACCGAACGGTATAAAGCGCTGATTAACCATGCTGGTGTGTATAACCTGATGGGACAGTTTGCCTCAGACTCGACCACACACAGAGTAAATGCGTATGGCGGCTCGCCATGGAGCGGGTTAGAGATCATGCAGCAATGGAACCCTGCTCTGTTTGCCGATAAGTTTGTTACTCCTATGCTGATTATGCATGGTGAACAGGATTACCGTGTGCCCGTGACCCAGGGTCTGGAAATCTATGGTGTCTATAAAGGCAAAGGCATAGATGCACGTTTGGTATATTTCCCAAATGAAAACCACTGGATTTTAAAACCTAACAACTCCATTTTCTGGTTTAACGAATTCACCAGTTGGTTAAAACGTTATGTGCCTGCGGGTCCAACAGATTGA